In Saccharomonospora marina XMU15, one genomic interval encodes:
- a CDS encoding Lrp/AsnC family transcriptional regulator, with the protein MITAIVLIHAATDTIPETAQAIADIDGVSEVYSCAGDVDLIAIVRVGAHEELADLIPARIGKVPGVLDTDTHIAFRSYSSADTRSAFDIGIDGD; encoded by the coding sequence TTGATCACTGCGATCGTCCTGATCCACGCCGCGACGGACACCATCCCAGAGACCGCGCAGGCGATCGCGGACATCGACGGCGTCTCGGAGGTCTACTCCTGTGCCGGTGACGTGGACCTGATCGCGATCGTGCGCGTGGGGGCACACGAGGAACTGGCCGACCTCATCCCGGCCAGGATCGGCAAGGTTCCCGGTGTACTGGACACCGACACCCACATCGCGTTCCGCTCCTACTCCAGCGCCGACACCCGGTCGGCTTTCGACATCGGCATCGACGGCGACTGA
- a CDS encoding D-alanyl-D-alanine carboxypeptidase family protein: MRVAAVTLSLLVAATLVAVPAHGQEQPPADSDDRRVEAGIAPGTPVPDPRPGEAFADPAVAELQRTASEVQRELGTLSRRIESARQRADAAAARVRKAKREREAAEQVMAARQDEVDAFSKSVFQAMGRADEFRLLVTAANGKELLDGTSMLGRLRDAQNERLSGALRRHRDAVRAEESAEAARRSAVASESQLRQRSVDATNRADAVSAELAGPVDAANQAVIAQQRAQRERNRKTADNWNAYLRRLRQAGVSAPPARALADATRLPAGLRPLPGKDGEPQPGVAQVGVDGQRVLVLAKETIAAVSAAVAALGKPYVPHEGGQGPLAYSCDGLVSSVFTGAGIELPGSASRQLATGRRVPAGDAQPGDLIFVGPKRYGVQSVGIVLDERTMLVADARLAGVVVTDRPAGDAVLGVVRPTLGRQEPRPVPQRAEGELIWRCGGVELPRRQADEAAGAWGGYPNGLIPAAALCSTGAGSHVLRCDAAQAYHAMSRAYAGRFGSPVCITDSYRTFDAQVDLYRRKPSLAAVPGTSNHGWGLAVDLCGGVESFGTPQYRWLAANAPAFGWVNPGWARQGGGREEPWHWEYVGTG; this comes from the coding sequence TTGCGGGTCGCTGCGGTCACGTTGTCGCTGTTGGTGGCGGCAACGCTGGTGGCGGTTCCTGCCCACGGGCAGGAGCAACCCCCGGCCGACTCCGATGATCGCCGTGTCGAGGCGGGAATCGCGCCCGGCACCCCGGTGCCCGATCCGCGTCCCGGCGAGGCGTTCGCCGACCCCGCCGTCGCCGAACTGCAGCGCACCGCGAGTGAGGTGCAACGAGAACTCGGCACGTTGTCGCGGCGTATCGAGTCCGCGCGGCAGCGGGCCGACGCGGCCGCGGCGCGGGTTCGTAAGGCGAAGCGGGAACGTGAGGCGGCCGAACAGGTCATGGCGGCGCGGCAGGACGAGGTCGACGCCTTCTCCAAGTCGGTGTTTCAGGCGATGGGCAGGGCCGACGAGTTCCGGCTGCTCGTCACCGCGGCGAACGGAAAGGAGTTGCTCGACGGTACTTCAATGCTGGGCAGGCTGCGCGACGCCCAGAACGAGCGGCTTTCCGGTGCGTTGCGGCGGCACCGCGACGCCGTGCGTGCCGAGGAGTCGGCCGAGGCCGCCCGCCGGTCCGCGGTGGCGAGCGAGTCGCAGTTGCGGCAACGCAGCGTGGACGCGACCAACCGGGCCGACGCCGTTTCGGCCGAGTTGGCGGGTCCTGTCGACGCGGCCAACCAGGCGGTGATCGCGCAGCAGCGGGCCCAACGTGAGCGCAACCGAAAGACCGCGGACAACTGGAACGCCTACCTTCGGCGGTTGCGGCAGGCGGGTGTTTCGGCGCCACCGGCGCGCGCGCTCGCCGATGCCACGCGGCTGCCCGCCGGACTCCGGCCGCTGCCTGGCAAGGACGGCGAACCACAGCCCGGCGTCGCACAGGTCGGTGTGGACGGACAGCGGGTGCTGGTGCTCGCGAAGGAGACGATCGCCGCGGTTTCGGCCGCTGTGGCCGCCCTCGGTAAACCGTATGTGCCGCACGAGGGCGGTCAGGGTCCACTGGCCTACTCCTGTGACGGGCTGGTCAGTTCCGTGTTCACCGGCGCGGGGATCGAGTTGCCGGGCTCGGCGAGCAGGCAACTGGCCACCGGCAGGCGAGTGCCTGCAGGCGACGCGCAGCCCGGCGACCTCATCTTCGTGGGCCCGAAGCGGTACGGCGTGCAGTCGGTGGGCATCGTGCTCGATGAGCGCACCATGCTGGTGGCCGACGCCAGACTCGCGGGTGTGGTCGTGACCGATCGCCCCGCGGGCGACGCCGTGCTCGGTGTGGTGCGTCCCACGCTGGGCAGGCAGGAACCGAGGCCGGTGCCGCAGCGAGCCGAGGGCGAGCTGATCTGGCGCTGCGGTGGTGTCGAACTGCCGAGGCGGCAGGCTGACGAGGCCGCGGGCGCGTGGGGCGGCTATCCCAACGGCCTTATCCCGGCGGCGGCACTGTGTTCGACAGGCGCGGGCTCGCACGTGCTCCGCTGCGACGCCGCACAGGCCTACCACGCGATGTCGCGGGCATACGCGGGTAGGTTCGGCAGTCCGGTGTGCATCACCGACTCCTACCGCACCTTCGACGCGCAGGTGGATCTGTACCGGCGCAAGCCGTCGTTGGCTGCGGTACCCGGCACGAGCAACCACGGGTGGGGGCTCGCTGTCGATCTGTGCGGCGGAGTCGAGTCGTTCGGCACACCGCAGTACCGTTGGCTCGCGGCGAACGCGCCCGCGTTCGGCTGGGTCAACCCCGGTTGGGCTCGGCAGGGCGGCGGGCGTGAGGAACCGTGGCACTGGGAGTACGTGGGGACCGGTTGA
- a CDS encoding NYN domain-containing protein, translating into MLPSPAHPERPEENASGHVTGAPGDPASATEPESEPVDWLGLPEPVRERIAELTAAALGKLPADDVPRQLRPVARFAPAKRARLGGNALLTGLRDSSRFRTAVLGWLRENRFDALNPNDEDSVAAAAAAVLLGESSASSRIRLVARNAEETTLRAERDAAVARSRKLEAEVQRLRADAEQARQEVERARGERESELDRLRGRLREQGMVLRQARDEAEQARAEVERARAEQARELEAMAAQLERERQRAAREKERADRAVSDAEVARQSAREARDADEVRLSMLLDTLSGAVDGLRRELSVGSVRRRPADVVRGASTATSGGRVSEPAMFERLLSLPNVHLIVDGYNVTKTGYPELSLAEQRSRLVGQLSALSARTGAEVTVVFDGADVTSIPSATPKGVRVLFSDPGVLADDVIRALVAAEPPGRPLVVATSDQAVVNSVCGQGAHAVAARVLLTRLGRV; encoded by the coding sequence ATGCTGCCGTCACCCGCGCACCCAGAGCGACCCGAGGAGAACGCCTCCGGGCACGTCACAGGCGCGCCCGGTGACCCGGCGTCGGCAACGGAACCCGAATCCGAACCCGTCGACTGGCTCGGGCTGCCCGAACCGGTGCGAGAACGTATCGCCGAGTTGACGGCCGCCGCGCTTGGCAAGCTGCCTGCCGACGACGTTCCTCGGCAGTTGCGGCCGGTGGCCAGGTTCGCCCCGGCCAAGCGGGCACGGCTGGGCGGCAACGCCCTGCTCACCGGGCTGCGGGACTCCAGCCGGTTTCGCACCGCCGTGCTGGGGTGGCTGCGTGAGAACCGCTTCGACGCGCTGAACCCCAACGACGAGGATTCGGTCGCGGCGGCGGCCGCCGCCGTGCTGCTCGGTGAGTCCAGCGCCTCCTCACGCATCCGGCTCGTGGCCAGGAACGCGGAGGAAACCACCTTGCGTGCCGAGCGGGACGCGGCCGTGGCGCGTAGCCGCAAGCTGGAGGCCGAGGTGCAGCGGCTTCGTGCCGACGCGGAGCAGGCCAGGCAGGAGGTCGAGCGTGCGCGAGGGGAGCGCGAGAGCGAACTCGACCGGCTGCGCGGCAGGCTCAGGGAGCAGGGCATGGTGCTGCGGCAGGCCAGGGACGAGGCCGAGCAGGCACGGGCCGAGGTCGAGCGGGCACGGGCCGAGCAGGCACGCGAACTGGAGGCGATGGCGGCGCAACTGGAGCGGGAACGCCAGCGGGCGGCACGGGAGAAGGAACGAGCCGACCGCGCTGTCAGCGATGCCGAGGTCGCTCGCCAGTCCGCTCGGGAGGCTCGCGACGCCGACGAGGTGCGGTTGTCGATGTTGCTGGACACGCTCAGCGGCGCTGTCGACGGACTACGGCGGGAGCTCTCCGTCGGTTCGGTACGGCGGCGCCCCGCCGACGTCGTGCGTGGTGCGAGCACGGCCACCAGCGGTGGCCGCGTTTCCGAGCCCGCCATGTTCGAGAGGCTGCTGAGCCTGCCCAACGTGCACCTCATCGTCGACGGCTACAACGTGACCAAAACCGGTTATCCGGAGCTTTCGCTGGCAGAACAGCGCAGCAGGTTGGTAGGTCAACTCTCCGCGCTGTCTGCTCGCACCGGTGCCGAGGTCACGGTGGTGTTCGACGGGGCGGACGTGACGTCCATCCCCTCGGCGACACCGAAGGGGGTGCGGGTGCTGTTCTCCGACCCCGGCGTGCTCGCCGACGACGTGATCAGGGCGCTGGTGGCGGCCGAGCCGCCCGGCAGGCCGCTGGTGGTGGCCACCTCCGATCAGGCGGTGGTCAACTCGGTGTGCGGGCAGGGCGCCCACGCCGTCGCGGCGCGTGTCCTGCTCACCAGACTCGGCCGCGTCTAG
- a CDS encoding DEDD exonuclease domain-containing protein, with the protein MQLTFDELGTPLRDTTFVIVDLETTGGAPAARGITEIGAVKVRGGETLGEFATLVDPGAPIPPQVVALTGITSAMVSAAPRIERVLPAFLEFASGAVLVAHNAGFDTTFLRAACQAHGYAWPRPPVVCTLRLARRVLAPEHTGGYRLSALATLLGARTKPTHRALDDARATVDVLHALLERVGSVGVHSLEELLDYLPDVTPAQRRKRGLAAHLPEKPGVYLFRGPGDEVLYVGTAKNLRRRVRQYFTGSESRGRIREMVALAGRVDGIECAHALEAQVRELRLLAAHRPAYNRRSKNPRKMWWVALTDEAFPRLSVVRNARDGALGPFSSQARAKAAAETLAGVARLRTCTQRIPRSGGESSPCVLAELDRCGAPCAGRQTVEQYRPAVRLVTELVAGTSDAALHAAREQVEELAAAQHFERAAQRRDELAALLRAVHRGHRLASLAAIAELVAAAPDGSGGWEIAVIRHGRLASAGVARRGVSPMPVVDTLVASAQTVLPGEGPLRGASSEEVAVLLRWLTRPGVRLVRATDPWAEPVCGGGGWDPWLRRAATAVSLEAVG; encoded by the coding sequence ATGCAACTGACGTTCGACGAGCTGGGCACACCGTTGCGGGACACCACGTTCGTGATCGTCGACCTGGAAACCACGGGCGGGGCGCCCGCGGCGAGGGGCATCACCGAGATCGGGGCCGTGAAGGTCCGCGGTGGCGAGACGCTCGGCGAGTTCGCGACGCTGGTGGACCCGGGCGCACCCATCCCGCCGCAGGTCGTCGCACTGACCGGCATCACCAGCGCGATGGTCAGCGCCGCTCCCCGGATCGAGCGGGTGCTGCCCGCGTTCCTCGAGTTCGCCTCCGGCGCGGTGCTGGTGGCACACAACGCGGGCTTCGACACCACGTTCCTGCGGGCGGCGTGCCAGGCACACGGCTACGCCTGGCCTCGCCCGCCCGTGGTGTGCACGCTGCGGCTGGCCCGCCGCGTGCTGGCACCGGAGCACACGGGCGGCTACCGGCTTTCCGCGCTGGCCACGCTGCTGGGAGCCAGGACGAAGCCGACACACCGGGCGCTCGACGACGCCCGCGCGACCGTCGACGTGCTGCACGCGCTGCTGGAACGGGTCGGTTCGGTCGGCGTGCACTCGCTTGAGGAGTTGCTGGACTACCTGCCCGACGTCACACCGGCGCAGCGAAGGAAGCGGGGCCTTGCCGCGCACCTGCCAGAAAAACCCGGGGTGTACCTGTTCCGCGGCCCCGGCGACGAGGTGTTGTACGTGGGCACCGCCAAGAACCTGCGGCGCAGGGTGCGGCAGTACTTCACCGGCTCTGAAAGCCGCGGCCGGATTCGGGAGATGGTGGCTCTCGCCGGGCGGGTGGACGGCATCGAGTGCGCACACGCTCTCGAGGCGCAGGTGCGCGAGTTGCGGCTGCTCGCCGCGCACCGGCCCGCCTACAACCGGCGGTCGAAGAACCCGCGAAAGATGTGGTGGGTGGCACTCACCGACGAGGCGTTTCCCCGACTCTCGGTGGTGCGCAACGCCAGGGACGGCGCGCTCGGCCCGTTCAGCTCGCAGGCGCGGGCCAAAGCCGCCGCCGAGACGCTCGCCGGCGTCGCGCGGCTGCGAACGTGCACCCAGCGGATCCCGCGCAGCGGTGGCGAGTCATCGCCGTGCGTGCTCGCGGAACTGGACCGCTGCGGCGCGCCCTGCGCGGGCAGGCAGACCGTCGAGCAGTACCGGCCCGCGGTGCGGCTGGTCACCGAACTGGTGGCGGGCACCTCCGACGCGGCGTTGCACGCCGCTCGCGAACAGGTGGAGGAGTTGGCGGCGGCGCAGCACTTCGAGCGGGCGGCTCAGCGGCGGGACGAGCTGGCCGCGTTGTTGCGGGCCGTTCACCGAGGGCACCGGCTGGCCTCGCTGGCCGCGATCGCCGAACTGGTCGCGGCCGCCCCGGACGGCAGCGGCGGTTGGGAGATCGCCGTGATCCGGCACGGCAGGCTGGCCTCGGCCGGGGTCGCGCGCCGTGGTGTGTCGCCGATGCCGGTCGTCGACACGCTCGTAGCCTCGGCGCAGACGGTGCTGCCCGGTGAGGGACCGCTGCGAGGGGCGAGTAGCGAGGAGGTGGCGGTGCTGCTGCGCTGGCTGACCCGCCCCGGTGTGCGGCTGGTGCGCGCCACCGACCCGTGGGCGGAGCCGGTGTGCGGCGGGGGTGGCTGGGACCCGTGGCTGCGGCGAGCCGCGACAGCGGTTTCGCTCGAGGCCGTCGGATAG
- a CDS encoding endonuclease/exonuclease/phosphatase family protein, with protein MLRRGLAIVLLVCGALTTMVTMVTPAGAAAHGARTVTVLSFNIHHGEGTDGVLDLDRIAEVIRESRADVVGLQEVDRHYSGRSDWADQAGALADRLGYHVAFGANIDRDPPAAGRPRIQYGTAILSRYPIVRSTNTYLYRSPDQEQRGLLHSELDVRGTRVHVYNTHLAASSRTDRLRQTRQLTELIEDTAPAVLVGDLNALPSATEITTLAEEFTDAWVAAGHGAGGTYPAENPDRRIDYVFTGTGLRPVWARVIDADPAASDHLPLAARLVVEPTS; from the coding sequence ATGCTGCGAAGAGGCCTTGCGATCGTGCTGCTGGTGTGTGGCGCGCTGACGACAATGGTGACGATGGTGACGCCTGCGGGAGCGGCCGCACACGGGGCGAGGACGGTCACGGTGCTGTCGTTCAACATCCACCACGGGGAGGGCACCGACGGCGTACTCGACCTCGACCGGATCGCCGAGGTGATCCGCGAGAGCCGAGCCGACGTCGTGGGACTGCAGGAGGTGGACCGGCACTACTCGGGCCGCAGCGACTGGGCCGACCAGGCAGGTGCGCTCGCGGACCGACTCGGCTACCACGTCGCCTTCGGAGCCAACATCGACCGCGATCCGCCTGCGGCGGGCAGGCCACGTATCCAGTACGGCACCGCGATCCTGTCCAGGTATCCGATCGTGCGCTCGACCAACACCTACCTGTACCGCTCGCCCGACCAGGAGCAGCGCGGTCTGCTGCACTCCGAACTCGACGTGCGCGGGACGCGGGTGCACGTCTACAACACCCACCTCGCCGCGAGTTCGCGCACCGACCGGTTGCGGCAGACGCGGCAGCTCACCGAACTCATCGAAGACACCGCGCCCGCCGTGCTCGTCGGTGACCTCAACGCGCTGCCGTCGGCTACCGAGATCACGACCCTTGCGGAGGAGTTCACCGACGCCTGGGTCGCCGCGGGACACGGTGCGGGCGGCACCTACCCCGCCGAGAATCCCGACCGCCGGATCGACTACGTGTTCACCGGCACCGGGTTGCGCCCGGTGTGGGCCAGGGTGATCGACGCCGACCCCGCGGCCTCCGATCACCTCCCGCTCGCCGCCAGGCTCGTGGTCGAACCCACCTCGTGA